The following proteins come from a genomic window of Acidimicrobiia bacterium:
- a CDS encoding P1 family peptidase has protein sequence MFAGLRVGHWTGDATGVTVIVAPSGTVGSGEVRGGAPATRELALLEPTRTVARVDAVVLTGGSAFGLRAADGVMRFLAERGQGFPTAGGPVPIVPTAAIFDLVESGGAVPSVDDGYAAAVAALRDEPLVTGRVGAGRAATIGKWRGAEHAVSGGFGVARVTTPDGEVVAFAVVNAVGDVLGPDGAVLAGTRAPIGEEFASPVFGEPGANTTLVVVATDAALDKVACHLMAQSAHDGLARALRPAHTRFDGDLAIALATATAPPPTEPDGLLDRIRIAASDVTADAIRAAVAAVPGTS, from the coding sequence TTGTTCGCCGGGCTGCGCGTCGGGCACTGGACTGGTGACGCAACCGGCGTCACCGTGATCGTCGCACCGTCGGGAACGGTCGGCTCGGGCGAGGTGCGCGGTGGTGCGCCCGCGACGCGCGAGCTCGCGTTGCTCGAACCGACGCGCACGGTCGCGCGCGTCGATGCGGTCGTGTTGACGGGGGGTTCCGCGTTCGGTCTGCGCGCGGCCGACGGCGTGATGCGGTTCCTCGCCGAGCGAGGGCAGGGCTTTCCGACCGCGGGTGGTCCGGTGCCGATCGTGCCGACCGCGGCGATCTTCGATCTCGTCGAGTCGGGTGGCGCGGTGCCGTCGGTCGACGACGGCTATGCGGCCGCGGTCGCCGCGTTGCGCGACGAACCGCTCGTGACCGGACGCGTGGGCGCGGGACGCGCCGCGACCATCGGCAAGTGGCGCGGTGCGGAGCACGCCGTTTCCGGCGGGTTCGGTGTCGCGCGCGTCACGACGCCGGACGGCGAGGTCGTCGCGTTCGCCGTCGTCAACGCGGTCGGCGACGTGCTCGGTCCCGACGGCGCGGTGCTCGCGGGAACGCGCGCGCCAATCGGCGAGGAGTTCGCCTCGCCGGTGTTCGGCGAGCCCGGCGCGAACACCACGCTCGTGGTCGTCGCGACCGACGCCGCGCTCGACAAGGTCGCCTGTCACCTCATGGCGCAGAGCGCGCACGACGGCCTGGCGCGCGCGTTGCGACCCGCACACACCCGGTTCGACGGCGACCTCGCGATCGCCCTCGCGACGGCGACCGCACCGCCGCCGACGGAGCCCGACGGACTGCTCGACCGCATCCGGATCGCCGCCTCCGACGTGACCGCGGACGCGATCCGCGCCGCCGTGGCGGCTGTGCCGGGCACCTCGTAA
- the rimI gene encoding ribosomal protein S18-alanine N-acetyltransferase — protein MALPNPVPEELDVHVVGMRRRHLRGVMRIEAQVAPRPWTTSLFLSELALRSSRAYMVARVGRDIVGYGGLMMTLGDGHITTLSVDPRWHRHKIGTRLLLALAREGIARGATGLTLEVRLSNLGAQALYRRFGFEPVGVRKGYYVETKEDALIMWAYAVDHADYAARLESCERTVPGSTLVERPRSW, from the coding sequence GTGGCGCTCCCGAACCCGGTGCCCGAAGAGCTCGACGTGCACGTCGTCGGGATGCGCCGACGGCACCTGCGCGGCGTGATGCGGATCGAGGCGCAGGTCGCGCCGCGACCGTGGACGACGTCGTTGTTCCTCAGCGAGCTCGCGCTGCGGTCGAGCCGCGCGTACATGGTGGCGCGCGTCGGCCGCGACATCGTCGGCTACGGCGGGTTGATGATGACGCTCGGCGACGGCCACATCACGACGCTCTCGGTCGACCCGCGCTGGCACCGCCACAAGATCGGCACGCGTCTGTTGTTGGCGCTGGCGCGCGAGGGGATCGCGCGCGGCGCGACCGGGCTCACGCTCGAGGTGCGGTTGTCGAATCTCGGCGCGCAGGCGCTGTACCGGCGCTTCGGCTTCGAGCCCGTGGGTGTGCGCAAGGGCTATTACGTCGAGACCAAGGAAGACGCGCTGATCATGTGGGCGTACGCCGTCGATCATGCGGACTACGCGGCGCGGCTCGAGTCGTGCGAGCGCACGGTCCCGGGATCGACGTTGGTGGAGCGCCCGCGTTCGTGGTGA
- a CDS encoding CBS domain-containing protein — MPSTTPVRDVMTADVATLRPDQPVADAADALAAGRYGAMPVVDGGGKFVGLLRDEDLIASEARVHVPTYLMLLGTSVPLPGSMKRFEHELHKVAGATVAEVMDADPPTIGPAATLEDVATMMYEHDVTHLPVLDDGRVVGIVARSDIVKFIARTT; from the coding sequence ATGCCCAGCACGACCCCGGTTCGCGACGTGATGACCGCGGACGTCGCGACCCTGCGGCCCGACCAGCCGGTCGCCGACGCGGCCGACGCGCTCGCCGCCGGCCGTTACGGCGCGATGCCGGTCGTCGACGGCGGCGGGAAGTTCGTCGGGCTGCTGCGCGACGAGGATCTCATCGCATCCGAGGCGCGCGTGCACGTGCCGACGTACCTGATGCTGCTCGGCACCTCGGTGCCGCTGCCCGGCAGCATGAAGCGCTTCGAGCACGAGCTGCACAAGGTCGCGGGCGCGACGGTCGCCGAGGTGATGGACGCGGACCCGCCGACGATCGGTCCCGCCGCGACGCTCGAGGACGTCGCGACGATGATGTACGAGCACGACGTCACCCACCTCCCCGTGCTCGACGACGGTCGCGTCGTCGGCATCGTCGCCCGCTCCGACATCGTGAAGTTCATCGCCAGAACGACGTAA
- the tsaB gene encoding tRNA (adenosine(37)-N6)-threonylcarbamoyltransferase complex dimerization subunit type 1 TsaB, with protein sequence MLLLAIDTSTRRVGVALGSQAGVLGAIELGGAVDDGTPRHAEELAPAIAHLTRATNVELHHLSAIAVAIGPGMFTGLRVGVTTAKVMAQALRIPVVPVPSLDLVAYPLRHASGRVIVPALDARRNELYCARYRAVPGGLQRESEYELASPTDLLAEIDAAGESVVVAGDGALRFRDEFERHELCEIAGPSFAAPNLAALVELASMRFEREDFAAPADLVPMYLRRSDAEIAHDRRSA encoded by the coding sequence GTGCTGCTGCTCGCGATCGACACGTCGACGCGGCGGGTCGGCGTCGCCCTCGGATCGCAAGCCGGCGTTCTCGGCGCGATCGAGCTCGGCGGCGCCGTCGACGACGGCACGCCGCGCCACGCCGAGGAGCTCGCGCCCGCGATCGCGCACCTGACGCGCGCGACGAACGTCGAGCTGCACCACCTCTCCGCGATCGCCGTCGCGATCGGGCCGGGCATGTTCACCGGGCTGCGGGTCGGCGTGACGACCGCCAAGGTGATGGCCCAGGCGCTGCGCATCCCGGTCGTGCCGGTGCCGAGTCTCGACCTGGTCGCGTACCCGTTGCGGCACGCGAGCGGACGCGTGATCGTGCCGGCGCTCGACGCGCGTCGCAACGAGCTGTACTGCGCGCGCTACCGCGCGGTGCCGGGCGGTCTGCAGCGCGAGTCGGAGTACGAGCTCGCGAGCCCGACCGATCTGCTCGCCGAGATCGACGCGGCCGGCGAGTCGGTCGTCGTTGCGGGCGACGGCGCGTTGCGCTTCCGTGATGAGTTCGAACGCCACGAACTGTGCGAGATCGCGGGCCCGAGCTTCGCGGCACCGAACCTCGCCGCACTCGTCGAGCTCGCGTCGATGCGCTTCGAGCGCGAGGACTTCGCCGCGCCCGCCGATCTGGTTCCGATGTACCTTCGTCGCAGCGACGCCGAGATCGCGCACGATCGGAGGTCGGCGTAG
- the tsaE gene encoding tRNA (adenosine(37)-N6)-threonylcarbamoyltransferase complex ATPase subunit type 1 TsaE, producing MIVRTTSAEQTRAVGAAIATCVRPGTAVLLSGDLGSGKTTIAQGIAAGLGVKEPVVSPTFAIVREYEGDVRVAHVDVYRLERMQELHDLGFEEIVDGDRVVLLEWAELVMPVVGAGGDRIVVRLGAPDDGDDDDVRTIDVHAPHDRALDERLTLAVNATDLPRQAR from the coding sequence GTGATCGTTCGCACCACATCTGCAGAGCAGACGCGCGCGGTCGGAGCGGCGATCGCGACCTGCGTCCGCCCGGGAACGGCCGTGCTGCTCAGCGGCGATCTCGGCAGCGGCAAGACGACGATCGCGCAGGGGATCGCTGCGGGTCTCGGCGTGAAGGAACCGGTCGTGAGCCCGACGTTCGCGATCGTGCGGGAGTACGAGGGCGACGTGCGCGTCGCGCACGTCGACGTCTACCGGCTCGAGCGCATGCAGGAATTGCACGATCTCGGCTTCGAGGAGATCGTCGACGGCGATCGGGTCGTGCTGCTCGAATGGGCCGAGCTCGTGATGCCGGTCGTCGGCGCGGGGGGCGACCGCATCGTCGTCCGCCTGGGCGCCCCCGACGACGGCGACGACGACGACGTGCGCACGATCGACGTGCACGCGCCGCACGACCGCGCGCTCGACGAACGGCTGACGCTCGCGGTGAACGCGACCGATCTGCCGCGCCAGGCGCGCTGA
- a CDS encoding uracil-DNA glycosylase, giving the protein MSTVHPARAAGDTLIEVAAVAHDCTLCPLASTRTQVVFGVGAPDARLMFVGEGPGEQEDLQGEPFVGRAGKLLTQLIEGIGLTRADVYIANVVKCRPPGNRDPLPDEIAACSPWLDRQLALIRPEVIMTLGNFATKLLLDTKVGITKLRGREFPFARAGVDAIVVPTLHPSAVLRGGGVPLADTRADFVRVKQRLAERA; this is encoded by the coding sequence ATGAGCACGGTTCATCCTGCGCGCGCGGCCGGCGACACGCTGATCGAGGTCGCGGCGGTCGCGCACGACTGCACGCTCTGCCCGCTCGCGTCGACGCGCACGCAGGTCGTGTTCGGCGTGGGCGCGCCCGACGCGCGGCTCATGTTCGTCGGCGAGGGACCGGGCGAGCAGGAAGACCTGCAGGGCGAGCCGTTCGTCGGCCGCGCCGGCAAGCTGCTCACGCAGCTCATCGAGGGCATCGGTCTGACGCGTGCCGACGTCTACATCGCGAACGTCGTGAAGTGCCGGCCGCCCGGCAACCGCGACCCGCTGCCCGACGAGATCGCCGCGTGCAGCCCCTGGCTCGATCGCCAGCTCGCGCTCATCCGCCCCGAGGTGATCATGACGCTCGGGAACTTCGCGACGAAGCTGCTCCTCGACACGAAGGTCGGCATCACGAAGCTCCGCGGGCGCGAGTTCCCCTTCGCGCGCGCGGGCGTCGACGCGATCGTTGTGCCGACGCTGCACCCGTCCGCGGTGCTGCGCGGCGGCGGTGTGCCGCTCGCGGACACACGCGCCGACTTCGTCCGCGTGAAGCAGCGACTCGCCGAGCGCGCGTGA
- the alr gene encoding alanine racemase has translation MSLLRPVWAEVDLGALRANVEELARVVAPARVLAVVKADGYGHGAVASARAAIEAGAAMLGVALVEEGLELRQAGIAAPILVLSEPVPAAAAAVVEHRLTPAVYTHAGIEALAKAVVAADASPLPVHLKIDTGMHRVGASPDAAGALADLVDAHRELRFEGLWTHLAVADEPDNPYTGEQLARFETVRAALATAEHRPELVHAANTAGALAFPAARYDLVRPGIGIYGIPPVAALAPIATLEPVLAVKARVAFVKRLPAGAAISYGLRYRTERASTIATVPIGYGDGVPRNLAEAGGEVIVSGRRRAIAGTVTMDQLMVDVGDDAVEVGEEVVLLGRQGDESVTASEWAARLGTIPYEIVCNIGPRVPRREIG, from the coding sequence GTGAGCCTCCTGCGGCCGGTGTGGGCGGAGGTCGATCTCGGCGCGTTGCGCGCCAACGTCGAGGAGCTGGCGCGGGTCGTGGCACCGGCGCGCGTGCTCGCGGTCGTGAAGGCCGACGGCTACGGCCATGGCGCGGTCGCCTCGGCGCGCGCGGCGATCGAGGCCGGCGCCGCGATGCTCGGTGTCGCGCTGGTGGAGGAAGGGCTCGAGCTGCGCCAGGCCGGGATCGCGGCGCCGATCCTCGTCCTCTCGGAACCGGTGCCGGCCGCCGCGGCCGCGGTCGTCGAGCACCGACTCACGCCCGCGGTCTACACGCACGCGGGAATCGAGGCGCTCGCGAAGGCCGTCGTCGCCGCCGACGCGAGCCCGCTGCCCGTGCACCTCAAGATCGACACCGGAATGCACCGCGTCGGCGCGTCGCCCGACGCCGCGGGCGCGCTCGCGGATCTCGTCGACGCGCATCGAGAGCTGCGCTTCGAAGGGCTCTGGACGCACCTCGCCGTCGCCGACGAGCCCGACAACCCCTATACGGGCGAGCAGCTCGCGCGCTTCGAGACCGTCCGCGCCGCGCTCGCGACCGCGGAGCACCGACCCGAGCTCGTGCACGCGGCGAACACTGCGGGTGCGCTCGCGTTCCCCGCGGCGCGCTACGACCTCGTGCGTCCGGGCATCGGCATCTACGGCATCCCGCCCGTCGCCGCGCTCGCGCCGATCGCCACGCTCGAGCCCGTGCTCGCGGTGAAGGCGCGCGTCGCGTTCGTGAAGCGGTTGCCGGCGGGCGCGGCGATCTCCTACGGGCTGCGTTACCGCACCGAGCGGGCGTCGACGATCGCCACGGTGCCGATCGGCTACGGCGACGGCGTTCCCCGGAACCTCGCGGAGGCGGGCGGTGAGGTGATCGTGAGCGGACGACGGCGCGCGATCGCGGGCACGGTCACGATGGACCAGCTGATGGTCGACGTCGGCGACGACGCGGTCGAGGTCGGCGAGGAGGTCGTGCTGCTCGGTCGTCAAGGTGACGAGTCGGTGACCGCGAGCGAGTGGGCGGCGCGGCTCGGCACGATCCCCTACGAGATCGTCTGCAACATCGGTCCGCGCGTGCCGCGGCGCGAGATCGGATGA
- a CDS encoding alpha/beta fold hydrolase, with protein MSTGKRAGIAAGAVAGAAGLAFGIPRVAAKRLRKRPEGDASEVLTAPIYESATLTSHDGGTIHVVTEGTGAPIVLAHGVLLSVRTWVRQLQALPREGFRVVAFDSRGHGDSKLGDTGHSIDNIGDDLRTVLEQLDLRDALLVGHSMGGIAVQSFLLRHPEVAAERVKGVVLLSSLARVPLSGPRAAGLRTLLEKAGELAPDSGRLWAAKNLGFVVARLGFGRHPKPSHVELVRRMLSDCTVDTRRAAPRALLGLDLSARLPEVHIPTLVINGTADMLTPPAEARRMAELIPGARLELVEGGGHMLMLERAELVDRLIADFAREIGAVAAAAS; from the coding sequence ATGAGTACGGGGAAGCGCGCGGGCATCGCGGCCGGCGCGGTCGCGGGCGCGGCGGGACTCGCATTCGGGATCCCGCGCGTGGCCGCGAAGCGTTTGCGCAAGCGGCCCGAGGGCGACGCGTCGGAGGTGCTCACTGCGCCCATCTACGAATCGGCGACGCTGACGAGCCACGACGGCGGCACGATCCACGTCGTCACGGAGGGAACCGGCGCGCCGATCGTGCTCGCGCACGGTGTGCTGCTGTCGGTGCGCACGTGGGTCCGTCAGCTCCAGGCGCTGCCGCGCGAAGGGTTCCGCGTCGTCGCGTTCGACTCGCGCGGTCACGGCGATTCGAAGCTCGGCGACACCGGTCATTCGATCGACAACATCGGCGACGACCTGCGCACGGTGCTCGAGCAGCTCGACCTGCGCGACGCACTGCTCGTCGGTCACTCGATGGGTGGCATCGCGGTGCAGTCGTTCCTGCTCCGCCATCCGGAGGTCGCGGCCGAGCGCGTGAAGGGCGTGGTGCTGCTGTCGTCGCTCGCGCGCGTGCCGCTCTCGGGACCGCGCGCCGCGGGTCTGCGCACACTGCTCGAGAAGGCGGGCGAGCTCGCGCCCGACTCGGGAAGACTGTGGGCGGCGAAGAACCTCGGTTTCGTCGTCGCGCGCCTCGGGTTCGGCCGCCACCCGAAGCCCAGCCACGTCGAGCTCGTCCGCCGCATGCTGTCGGACTGCACGGTCGACACGCGCCGCGCCGCGCCGCGCGCGCTGCTCGGCCTCGACCTCAGCGCGCGGCTCCCCGAGGTGCACATCCCGACGCTCGTCATCAACGGCACCGCCGACATGCTCACGCCGCCTGCGGAGGCGCGCCGCATGGCCGAGCTCATCCCCGGTGCGCGGCTCGAGCTCGTCGAGGGCGGCGGCCACATGCTCATGCTCGAGCGGGCCGAGCTGGTCGACCGGCTCATCGCCGACTTCGCGCGTGAGATCGGCGCGGTCGCGGCCGCGGCGAGCTAG
- the tsaD gene encoding tRNA (adenosine(37)-N6)-threonylcarbamoyltransferase complex transferase subunit TsaD → MSGSLILGLETSCDETAAAVVRDGREMISSAVATQAERHAPFGGVVPEIASRVHVELVTDVVARALVEAGIDLSDVDAIAACHGPGLAGALLVGVSAAKSLALVTGRPYVGVNHHEGHMYAALLDDPTLEPPFVTLVVSGGHTLLVAMRDHGRYETLGQTVDDAAGEAFDKIARFLGLGYPGGPAIDTLSARGDPNAIPFPRPMANDGLDFSFSGLKTAVVTYCRRNPEADVADVAASFQAAVVDVLVTKLLRAAERANLDTIVIGGGVAANSGLRAEVVAAGERAGLRVVVPSIGLCTDNAAMIAACGHFRLVADGPTSLASGIDPGLRI, encoded by the coding sequence GTGAGTGGATCGCTGATCCTCGGCCTCGAGACGTCGTGCGACGAGACCGCGGCCGCGGTCGTGCGCGACGGTCGCGAGATGATCTCGTCGGCGGTCGCGACGCAGGCCGAACGGCACGCGCCGTTCGGTGGTGTGGTGCCGGAGATCGCGAGTCGCGTGCACGTCGAGCTCGTCACCGACGTCGTCGCGCGTGCGCTCGTCGAAGCCGGCATCGATCTGTCCGACGTCGACGCGATCGCCGCGTGTCACGGGCCCGGGCTCGCGGGCGCGTTGCTCGTCGGAGTGAGCGCGGCGAAGTCGCTCGCGCTCGTGACCGGACGTCCGTACGTCGGCGTGAACCATCACGAAGGTCACATGTACGCGGCGCTGCTCGACGACCCGACGCTCGAGCCGCCGTTCGTCACGCTCGTCGTGTCCGGCGGCCACACACTGCTCGTCGCGATGCGCGACCACGGGCGGTACGAGACGCTCGGCCAGACCGTCGACGACGCCGCGGGCGAGGCGTTCGACAAGATCGCGCGCTTCCTCGGTCTCGGCTATCCCGGCGGTCCCGCGATCGACACGCTCTCGGCCCGCGGTGACCCGAATGCGATCCCGTTTCCGCGGCCGATGGCGAACGACGGCCTCGACTTCTCGTTCTCGGGCTTGAAGACCGCGGTGGTCACGTACTGCCGGCGCAATCCCGAGGCCGACGTCGCCGACGTCGCGGCGTCGTTCCAGGCGGCGGTCGTCGACGTGCTCGTCACGAAGTTGCTGCGCGCCGCGGAGCGGGCGAATCTCGACACGATCGTGATCGGCGGGGGCGTCGCCGCGAACTCGGGGTTGCGCGCGGAGGTCGTCGCCGCGGGCGAGCGCGCGGGTCTGCGCGTCGTGGTCCCGAGCATCGGCCTCTGCACCGACAACGCCGCGATGATCGCGGCGTGCGGGCACTTCCGCCTCGTCGCCGACGGCCCCACCTCACTCGCGTCGGGCATCGACCCCGGCCTCCGGATTTGA
- a CDS encoding NAD(P)H-hydrate dehydratase gives MRLVVTPEEMGALDRSAIAAGTPESVLVERAGAAVAWRARQMLGGTYGRRVVIACGKGNNGADGRVAARVLRRWGARVAEIDVVAGVDRERAAREVARADLFVDAMFGTGFRGALDGDPAWLAEQATRVARVLAVDIPSGVDGASGAVRGAVVRADATVTFAYLKPGLLFEPGRTHAGAVDVADIGIRADDPHAAIATVTTADDARRAIGTRAPEEHKWRAAVLVVGGSSGMIGAPSMTARAALRTGSGMVVAAVPGHEAAARVGGGEVVARAMPATKSGALNPDAAEELLHGDIDRFKAAAIGPGIGRAPETAAAVARLVAEAPIPIVVDADALTILAEDPEPLRSRRAPTVVTPHDGEYARLAGHPVGDDRIAAASELARDLGVVVLLKGPATVVVDPAGGVAINPTGSPALATAGTGDVLTGIVAAFLARGAAPFDAAAAAAFVHGRAAEIAGTAPGLVAGDLIDALPPTLRALTDPRED, from the coding sequence GTGCGGCTCGTCGTCACGCCCGAAGAGATGGGGGCGCTCGACCGGAGCGCCATCGCGGCGGGCACGCCCGAGTCGGTTCTGGTCGAGCGCGCCGGTGCGGCGGTTGCGTGGCGGGCGCGGCAGATGCTCGGCGGCACGTACGGGCGCCGCGTCGTGATCGCGTGCGGGAAGGGCAACAACGGCGCCGACGGTCGCGTCGCCGCGCGTGTGCTGCGACGTTGGGGCGCGCGCGTGGCGGAGATCGACGTCGTCGCCGGCGTCGACCGCGAACGGGCCGCCCGAGAGGTCGCGCGCGCCGATCTGTTCGTCGACGCGATGTTCGGCACGGGTTTTCGGGGTGCGCTCGACGGTGATCCCGCGTGGCTCGCGGAGCAAGCGACGCGTGTCGCGCGGGTGCTCGCGGTGGACATCCCGTCTGGGGTCGACGGTGCGTCCGGCGCGGTGCGCGGCGCGGTCGTGCGCGCCGACGCGACCGTGACCTTCGCGTACCTCAAGCCCGGGTTGCTCTTCGAGCCCGGTCGCACGCACGCGGGGGCGGTCGATGTCGCCGACATCGGTATCCGCGCCGACGACCCGCACGCCGCGATCGCGACGGTCACGACCGCCGACGACGCGCGTCGCGCGATCGGCACGCGCGCGCCCGAGGAGCACAAGTGGCGCGCGGCGGTGCTCGTCGTCGGCGGATCGAGCGGGATGATCGGCGCGCCGTCGATGACCGCGCGCGCGGCGTTGCGCACGGGATCGGGCATGGTCGTCGCCGCGGTTCCGGGACACGAAGCCGCGGCGCGCGTCGGTGGTGGCGAGGTCGTCGCGCGCGCGATGCCGGCGACGAAGTCGGGCGCGTTGAATCCGGACGCGGCCGAGGAGCTGTTGCACGGCGACATCGACCGGTTCAAGGCGGCCGCGATCGGTCCGGGCATCGGGCGCGCTCCGGAGACCGCGGCCGCGGTCGCGCGGCTCGTCGCCGAGGCGCCGATCCCGATCGTCGTCGACGCCGACGCGCTCACGATCCTCGCCGAGGATCCCGAGCCCTTGCGGTCGCGGCGCGCGCCGACCGTCGTCACGCCGCACGACGGTGAGTACGCGCGCCTCGCAGGTCACCCCGTCGGCGACGACCGGATCGCGGCCGCCTCGGAGCTCGCGCGCGACCTCGGCGTCGTGGTGCTGCTGAAGGGGCCGGCGACCGTGGTGGTCGATCCCGCCGGTGGTGTCGCGATCAACCCGACCGGCTCGCCCGCCCTCGCGACCGCAGGCACGGGCGACGTGCTCACCGGCATCGTCGCCGCGTTCCTCGCGCGCGGCGCGGCGCCGTTCGATGCCGCCGCCGCGGCCGCGTTCGTGCACGGGCGCGCCGCCGAGATCGCCGGGACGGCCCCCGGGCTCGTCGCTGGCGACCTGATCGACGCCCTACCTCCTACGCTGAGAGCGCTCACCGACCCCCGCGAGGACTGA